The following nucleotide sequence is from Chloroflexota bacterium.
TAGCACGATTTCCATGCAAAATTAGTGCGAAGAAAAACGGTAGCCGCCAGCAGCAACCCTCGCTATACTGCTTGCAGTCAATCGGTCACACAGGAGTTTGCCCATGCAACAGTTAACTATCGAACAAATCGCAACGCCGATTGGCGCTGTCGTGATTATTAGCAGCCCTCAAGGCGTAGTCTATTTGGATTTTGGCGATAACCAAGCCCGCTGCCAACGCTTACTCAGCCAACGTTATGGCCAATTTGCGCTCATTCTCGCCAGCCAAAATCTGTGGGCCGATGCAGTTGCTAGCTATTTTGCAGGCGATCTGCGGGCGCTCGATCCGATTGCGGTCGATCTAGCAGGCAGCGAGTTTCAGCGCAAAGTTTGGTTGGCACTACGCGAAATCGGGGTTGGTCAAACGATGAGCTATGGCGAGTTGGCGGCCAAAGTTGGCACACCCAGCGCTGCTCGGGCGGTTGGCATGACCAATGGCCAAAACCCAATTAGCTTGGTGCTGCCCTGCCATCGGGTGATCGGAGCCAACAAAAGCCTGACTGGTTATGCTGGTGGTTTGGAACGCAAACGCTGGTTGCTGCGCCACGAAGGTGCTCAATTTAAAGATACGCCTGCCCAAGCGAGTTTTGAATTAGTGTGAAAGAAAAAATGATGTTAACTGAAACCGAGCCAAACCTGCCAAGCCATAACGAAATGGTTGCCCACATGCTGCAATCGGATGCCAGCTATAACGGCAAATTTATTACGGCAGTCAAAACTACGGGCATTTATTGTTTGCCAAGTTGCCGCGCCCGCAAGCCCAAGCCTGAGAATGTTGAATTTTTTAGCAACCCCAACGCAGCTCAAGGGGCGGGCTATCGCGCTTGCAAATTGTGCCGACCAGATGATTTTTATCGTGGTTTTGATCCTGAAGAACATTTGACTGAGCAATTGATTGAAGCGGTGTTGGCCCAACCAGCCGCATTTGCCGATGTTAAGGCCATGGCTCAAACTGCGGGCGTTGGCCAAACCAAATTATTTGAACTGCTGCGGGTCTATTACCACACGACCCCTGCCGATTTGCTGTTACGAGCGCGAATTGAGGCCGCTTGTGGTTTATTGCTCAACACCGAGCAAACGATTATTGCGATCGCCAACGAAGTGGGCTTTGATAGCTTATCGAGCTTCAACGAAAACTTTCGCAAACACACCATGCTCACGCCTAGCGAATATCGGCGTATAGCTGAAACTGGGCGATTTAGCCTTGCCTTGCCCAACGATTATCCTAGCCGCCAAATTTTAGGCCAGCTTGGGCGCGATCCAGTTAGCCTAACCGATCGGGTGGTCGAGCAAACATGGCACAGCACCTGTCGCTTAAATGAGCAAACTGGGGTGTTAATCGCAGTTGCAATCACCCCAACCACGGCTGAATGCAGGATTGTGGAGCAACCACCATTAACGCCCAGCGACGTTGCCACGATTCACAGCCATGTTATTGCAGGTTTGGGTTTAACCAACGATCCCAGCCGCTTCGAGGCTCATGTTGCCAAATCGCCGGCATTATTGCCATTAATTGAGCAACAACGTGGTTTGCGTATGCCCTTGGTGCATAATCCATTTGATGCCTTGGTTTGGGCAATTTTGGGTCAGCAAATTTCGCTGGCGGTGGCTTATCGCTTGCGCCAACGCCTTACTGAGCTGGTTGGGCAACAATTAAATGAGGATTTTTATCTTGCGCCAACGCCCGATGCAATTGCCCAATTAACCGTTGAGCAACTGCTACCCTTGGGCTTTTCCAACGCCAAGGCCCGCTATTTAATTGATACAGCGCAGGCGATTGTTGCTGAAAGTTTGCCCTTAGCGAGCTATCACCGCAAATCGGCCACACGGATCGAGCGCGAACTATTAGCGTTGCGGGGCATCGGCCCATGGACAGCCCAATATGTGTTGATGCGTTCGTTTGGCTTTAGCGATTGTGTGCCAGTGGGCGATAGTGGCCTGACCAGCAGCTTACAGGCATTTTTCCAGCTTGAGCAACGCCCAGATCGCTCGACAACCCTCGCTTTGATGGCGGCATTTAGCCCCTATCGCAGCCTAGCGACATTTCATTTATGGCAACGTTTGAAACCAATGTAAGAAATCAGGAGTTTTTAACCACGAAGGACACGAAGGACACTAAGTTTAGGTTTATTGTTCTAGCCCATTTGTTGGCAATTCAAACACTGGATTACCCCAACCTTAGCGATCTTCGCGTTCTTCGTGGTTCCATAACTTTTGATCATTCATCCCTCATCCTTCATAATTCATTCTTTTTTGATCCACCAAGGATACGAAGTGCACGAAGGTTTGATTGATCGTTCTAGCCCATTTGTTATCAATTCAAACACTGGATGAACCCAACCTTAGCGATCTTCGCGTTCTTCGTGGTTTCATAACTTTTTATCATTCATCCCTCATCCTTCATAATTCATCCTTTCGCAGAAAGTGCTACAATGCACGCCAATTGATTGTTGCTAGTACGGGATGGAACCTAGGCCATGACACAAAGCGAACACGAAGCGATTATTGCGCAAAGTGATAAATTTCTGTTGCCGCTTTACAAACGAGCCAAACTCGCGTTAGTTGGTGGCGAAGGCGCATGGCTGCATGCCGCCGATGGACGACGTTTGTTGGATGCAACCGCTGGGATTGCAGTTAATGCCTTGGGTTATGGCGATGCTGAAGTTGTAGCAGCAATTCAACAAGCAGCGACAGGCTTGTTACATAGTTCAAATCTGTATTACACCGCCTCAGTAGCTGAATTGGCTCAACGTTTGATCGATTTAACGCCGTGGGCTAGCAAGGCTTTTTTCTGTAATTCTGGCACCGAGGCAATCGAAGCCAGCCTGAAATTTGCCCGTCGCTACACCCACAACCAACGCCCTGAGCAGCAAACCGGCTTTGTAGCCTTTAACGACGCATTCCATGGCCGTTCGATGGGCGCATTGTCGGTTACCTCACGCGAGGCCTATCGCACACCATTTAATCCATTGATTCCAGGGGTGCGCTTTATCAACCTTGAGTGTGATCAAGCGACCCTTGAAGCGACGATTGATGCGAGCGTTGCCGCCGTGATTGTTGAGCCAATTCAAGGCGAAGGTGGAATTCGGCCAATCAGCCCTGAGTTTGCCCAAGCCTTGCGCCGCCGTTGCGATCAAGTCGATGCCTTGTTGATTTTCGATGAAATTCAATGTGGCATGGGCCGAACTGGCGACGTTTGGGCACACCAAGCCTTAGGCATCAATCCTGATATTATGGCGCT
It contains:
- a CDS encoding methylated-DNA--[protein]-cysteine S-methyltransferase, with amino-acid sequence MQQLTIEQIATPIGAVVIISSPQGVVYLDFGDNQARCQRLLSQRYGQFALILASQNLWADAVASYFAGDLRALDPIAVDLAGSEFQRKVWLALREIGVGQTMSYGELAAKVGTPSAARAVGMTNGQNPISLVLPCHRVIGANKSLTGYAGGLERKRWLLRHEGAQFKDTPAQASFELV
- a CDS encoding helix-turn-helix domain-containing protein, translated to MMLTETEPNLPSHNEMVAHMLQSDASYNGKFITAVKTTGIYCLPSCRARKPKPENVEFFSNPNAAQGAGYRACKLCRPDDFYRGFDPEEHLTEQLIEAVLAQPAAFADVKAMAQTAGVGQTKLFELLRVYYHTTPADLLLRARIEAACGLLLNTEQTIIAIANEVGFDSLSSFNENFRKHTMLTPSEYRRIAETGRFSLALPNDYPSRQILGQLGRDPVSLTDRVVEQTWHSTCRLNEQTGVLIAVAITPTTAECRIVEQPPLTPSDVATIHSHVIAGLGLTNDPSRFEAHVAKSPALLPLIEQQRGLRMPLVHNPFDALVWAILGQQISLAVAYRLRQRLTELVGQQLNEDFYLAPTPDAIAQLTVEQLLPLGFSNAKARYLIDTAQAIVAESLPLASYHRKSATRIERELLALRGIGPWTAQYVLMRSFGFSDCVPVGDSGLTSSLQAFFQLEQRPDRSTTLALMAAFSPYRSLATFHLWQRLKPM
- a CDS encoding aspartate aminotransferase family protein, giving the protein MTQSEHEAIIAQSDKFLLPLYKRAKLALVGGEGAWLHAADGRRLLDATAGIAVNALGYGDAEVVAAIQQAATGLLHSSNLYYTASVAELAQRLIDLTPWASKAFFCNSGTEAIEASLKFARRYTHNQRPEQQTGFVAFNDAFHGRSMGALSVTSREAYRTPFNPLIPGVRFINLECDQATLEATIDASVAAVIVEPIQGEGGIRPISPEFAQALRRRCDQVDALLIFDEIQCGMGRTGDVWAHQALGINPDIMALAKPLGGGLPIGAVLVNERAAKALNYGDHGTTFGGNPFICAVANVVLQKVTHPTMLEHVRSVGAELGAGLRDLGERFDVISAVRGRGLMWGVEFKGPTAAQITEAAFDQGLLLVGSGNDVVRVIPPLIIGHNDVEQLLTRLGDAINQVVS